A stretch of DNA from Montipora foliosa isolate CH-2021 chromosome 4, ASM3666993v2, whole genome shotgun sequence:
aaatataatttgtatCGCATGTTTGTCATCACTGCTTTCTGGCCAACGAAAAAAGAATAAACGAGTGCCCTAGAGTTACAAGTACAAGGGGTTACGTTTATGGAAACGTTGgcggtgtagcacttatatttgagaGGGTGATGTGACGTGCTATTTTCTATCCATGAAAACCATGCatgcgttagccctactaatggcaatgggcccactcaaggacagagaaaacctctgaccagggtggccggtggaattgaacccacgaccttcgggggtataatcaccgctgctctaccgactgagctataaggtcagacgggagcaggtcgtagAAATTGAAGATCTCaaattcacggcaatgaatatgtacaagtacaaggggTTACGTTtacggctaacgctcacatggtttacatggatagaaaatagcacttcaaatCACACTCTCATTCCCTCTCATAGTTATTCTCTAGAGttacagccaatcaaaacgagCGTAATTTTAAAACACGTTAACTGGCCAATGAGAGCAAAGATTGTCTTCCGGTGGCGCCAAACCCAAGATCACACGTGAGAGCTGTCAGTGAGAGCTGTCACTGCTAGCTACTGCTCGCGGAGGAGAGCTCTGTCTGGAGATCCGGAATAAAGATAGAAGAAAATGAATAAAGAGCTTATGTACTACTGTCCGGTTAAAGGTAAGCGTTGCGGGAAGGAATTGAGATTCTAGGTGGccgttttgttttattttgtggtGAAACGGAAGACGCCGTTGTGATTTGCGAGCTCATAAGTTTCTTCAAGTTCATAACATGGATTGAGCTTATTGCAAACGTTGAAACCTCTAATTTTTTAGCTGATGAGTCaagacaagatatgaaagtacCAAAGATATCTGAGACACAAAAGAACAACGAGGTAACTGTGAAATTTGTGCTCATTTGCTAAATGTTTCTAAACATTATTTGGAAGTTTTTAAAGCCGAGCGCACGCATTCGTGTAATTGTCATAATTCTCACACCTTTGGAGTCTGGTCATTTCGTGACTGAAGGTCGTTTCAGGTTAGCTTAAAACTTATTGTTCCTATACGCCTTGTTAGAAGTATTACAGGCCTTTTGAAGTGCATCCTTCCATGGTTAACAAACTTTAACATTTTTCACCCGATCAAAGTGATCCGATGGAATCATTTTTGTGTGCGCCTTAGTACACTCGGTATCAACCTTTCTCCTTGGTTCCACTAACAGTTTTTCATCAGGCCAATGTGGTTCAAAAGGTGGATTTTAAATAACCGGCGACACAGTTTCGTATATCACTGTTACCttggctttaaaattttaaaaggacGTCAAGACGTCATTGCCTTAGGTCACACGTGTTTACTATGATAAATAATTTGGGAGcgactaagggcgctttccttttgtcacaACTGACCGACCAGACCCGTCGGTACAACAAtgaatttgaaggaacacttgcatgataattcttctggaggagtattaTATATGTCCTcgtcgaagtgtgttaatttgaaggcgtggTAGAGTTACTctttccaaatgcccggtctggctggtcagttccgtgaaatggaaagcgtcctgaGTATATTTTACGAAGCATACATAGTATCACAAATCATGCCTTTTTTAAGGTCAGGTTCCCGTAGTTAACTGCCACGATTGCACATTGTGCAAGCAAACAAGTGTCCACGAAAGGTGGGTTAGCCCAGTCCTAACCGcatttttttatttgatttatgGACTCACAAATTATTGTGCTCTGCAGTATATGCTGGAAACTTGAATAACTGGAGAttacaatgatgatgatgatgatgatgatgatgattattattattattactattagtcGCCAACACGGTTGTCGGTAGTagttttggtatttttcgatcaggaaaaggcttggttaccagcaataagaataactgaacGTGCTAacttgtccttgtgaataacatctcacatacccacggccagctcccattctggccttgtagcttagtcggtagagcagcggtgatctaatccgaaggtcgtgggttcaaatcccacccctgtcagagtttttctctgtccttgtgtgtggcccaattccaatactagggttgatccctgatggaataattgggtacaagaacttcacagtagtgttaggcctcgctcgaacttggaatcattactccaaatgctactgaaggacaacaactagcgattaccAAGAATAACTGAGTAACCTACATGTATGCTGCCAataaagagtaagattaatcatCCGGGTTATAAATTTTACTAAGGATTTTggtaaaaacgggcagtcagaTCTCGTACTTATTCtagtcctcgtcctagaatctaaaggtccctaattttATCTTGTGATGCTTTGTGTCATACTTGTTTTTTTCCGATCAATTTTCTAGGAGTGCAACTGTTATAGGTCTCCAGAGACTATACTTTGCAAGCGTTGTGGTGGATCTTTTGTTGGTCGAAAGAGAATCCAGTGTCAGAGACACAAAAACATTATTCATCTTATGGATTGTGCTTACTGTGTTTTCTGCAAGAGGCAATTGTAGAGAAAACATTCTTGATATTTGAACCTTTTGTTTTTCTGACACTCGTAatattgttgtttgtttttttcttcaaatccaAAGCTTGTATTTGCAAGTTGGTAAAACATGGTGTCGAGTTTGAGCTAAGAAATgttataaataattttgtaaataagtGTAATCAAAAATTACAGGGTGAAAGAGTACAATATTTTAGAATAATAAATACTGAAAACATGTTTGAGATAGATGTCTTTGTAAAGCAAGAAATGATTACCCCCTACCATGTTTTTGTTCTGGCATCAGAAAATTTGGTGTTATTGATAACTTGTCTCCTAAATGAGTTCAAGTGTTATTTTTGGTTGCATTAGTGTGCAGGGCTCAAGAAAGAGCTCCTTAGTTCCTCTTTAGCGGCAGACTGTTTGTTGTTTTGTACAGTTGCTACTCAGGACCCATTGAGGTTTTCATATACTGTGCCTTTACCTGGACAAATACTGGAATCTTTGCACAAGTTTAAACTGTCAGATAATGACTTGCCCACTGGATGAAGTTAAGCAACTTTGAAATTCAATCCAGAGGGCTTATTTTAAAAAGGAGAAAGCTGCTTGTACTTCCTTTggtgaaatacatgtagctccAGTTCTAAGGGCatttcaagctatgaaaagtTCACTGCAAGTTCTTGTTAAAAAAGGAGAGGAAGTTTTACTGGGATTTCTGGTCATAATGGTAATTATCTTTATAGCCCATTTAATATAAGGTTGAataaaatttttcaattttctgaTAAAGTTGGTTGAGCATTTTCATAGCAGTTTTCCATTTTGTGGTGGTGCACTGTAAGtgcacatgtcttctcagggacCTATTTACCTTAacacatctaccatggcactataatgatttacaataccaaaacaacaacttgaatctcctggaaaacaaaaggcaGCTCAGCTTGACAGTTGTGGAATAATGCAGTGTATCCAGTTACTACCACATGTATGCACTGCGTGCCTAGTTTTTGTCAATGCTGCAATGTTAATGTTGGGGTGGAAAAAAGACATTCATAAGCCTTACTTGGGACCAAGATGCAGCTATTACAACAGCTCTTATTATTGGTTCTGAAAACAATAATGGGCGCTGAGGAGCCAGAAGCTGCATCTTATACCAGTCCATTGAAGCTGCAGCATCTGAAACTTAGATCCTTGAGGCTTGAAATTTTTTAGCCTGTGTAGTGGAAGAGTAAAGAGTGTGGATTATAAAAGGAGTGTGCAAAAGAAATAGCAGAAGTTGTATTGTTGGGTAAAGGTGGATAGGATTATCTACTGGGCAAATCCCGGTGCAGCATATTTGCACAATCGTGACCCAATCAAGTTAAACATGGCCATTTCCCTCTAAACGACTGAGCGCAGGGTTTAATACTTGAGCACCTGCCTCTAGGCACTAGCCTGAGCATCAGGTGTTTCTTAGAAGGAGCTACATGACCCCTTATCCCTCAGGAAAGGCTGATACCTCAGATTATTTTGGCATGTGCTTTAGAAGTCATGATGCTTGAAAGTCATTGGGGAAGTCCTTGAATTCTTGTAATGAAAAAGTTTGAGCTTAATAAAGAGCTAAAGAAATTGATGGCCTCATTTGAGCCATGATTGTTCATCTTGCTGAGTTGTTGCCACAAGTATTGACAGTTTTACCATTAGCATGTTTGCAACGAGCCCCTGAGGTCGGCTTGTAAGAGATTCCATGGACATTGAAAACATTGGTGGAGAAGGAGTGGAGTGGATGTTCCTTGATTTGTGGCATCGTAATAAGATCTGGATGGTGAGCAACTGTCCAGAGCGCTACTAGAAACTTCGAGCACGACCGCTGCCTGTGTACCGTAAAACAGCAATGGACGCCTCAATTACAACCAGTGACACGCCATGCCCGACCTGTGGCCGTGTGTGTGCCTCAGACTTTAAACTTCAGAGCCACATGCATGTCCACCGTTGACACTTGTTCATTTCAACTACAACTGATGGCTTCAAACCATCAACTCATTTTGTGCTTTGTTAATGTTATTTTCGAGTTCGAGAGACAACCTATTAAGACCAAAAGAGTAGCAAAATGAGGCTATGActgagtgtgtcactgatgtacTTACGTCATTTTGATGTCTTTGTGAGCTGTTACTGAATACGGAATCTATTATGTTCAATTATGTAATAGAGAATTAAAAGTTTTTGATGATGACAAGATCAGCTATGCATCTATCCTGTCATAAATCATAgatgagaaccaatcaaaatgtgtgCATCATTGAGCTTATTGTGAAACATCAATTGGATCGCTACACGCCTTGATACTACATGCAGTAATTTCAATAAGTACCCAGAAGTTGGCTACTTCTTTCCCtaaattgaagaaattaaagCAGGAGGGTTATAAGCTAATTAAcccttactctgtctaatgccagagtattttactcttcaatggggaacccccaggagtcaatggtttaATCACTCCATGAAAAACTACAATGTATGTTTCAAAatgattctttcaaacctaagattaaaattcacCTTGGCAGTGACAACATGAAATTGTCTAAACATAATCATCAATTTTGCTTTGAAATGTGGCATTTGGGAGTGTCCTTTTAAAGGCCCAAGATCACCCTACAGGCATAGCATGCTgtggaacaataattattttcatatgAAAATCCCaacaaagctgaaattcattcAGTCAGATCAGTACAATGCAAACTTTTcaagacaaaaacaaatggttgaaaagcctgttggttgaaggtgggcctcaTTTCAACTTGGGAAAAATCAGAAACAGAAGTGTCTTTGTTTCAGCATCAATTTGAACTTTTAATGACAATTTCCTTCCAAAATCTCCTATAggaactactactactacttacaGAGTTGACGTTTATGAATGTATGTCAATATATCTTTTTACAGAGGTGTAAAAACCGTAGAAACAGAACTTTTAGAGGTCTTTTTCGTGATACATGTCTTCCTTCTTGCTGTTAAAGAGTTGTGCACTTGATAGATAGCAAAAAGAATGATAAAGATGTGGTGAagcaaattttacaaaaaaatatatccCTCATCAATAATACATCACTCTGCAACTTTGGTAGGAACCAAACACTAATCACATTGGTTCTAAAATGAATTTATTCTTCTGCCAATAAGTATGCTATATAATTTCCTTTTTCCATAACAAACAAGTTAAATCTAAAAACAATATAAAAAGTTGCAACTTCTTGATGATCATAGCTGAAAATTGCGAGCATCCTTGTTCCTGGCTAATTCTCCTTGGCATCCTCAATTCTCATTTAAAACACAACTTTCTATACActaattgaaattaaaaaatgtactaCACTAGGAGAGTTATCAGCTATAACTTAGAAAACCACATATTTCATCAAATTTAAAACTAGAAGTCATGTTTGAATTTATTCTGTGCAAATCAGCAACTGAAGGGTACCATCAGCTTTACCTTTCAAGGAAACTAAAAATGAACAGGAATTGAAGAAAGCCCATTGCAACTGGCAAGAATTTCTTTCGGATGATCCTCTTTGACCTGATTCAGTGAAAACTAGGATCCCATGGGCATGACACTTTTTTGATTAATCAAAGTTCTCTCATATGTGTAGACCATCTCCTCGGAATAATTTACATTGAGTTTGAACATTCAAGAAGAGGGTCCTTTATAAGTTATCAGACCCTTGGGATCCTTGATGTGTGTGATAAAAGAGAGCATCCTCTGTTTGATTTGACTTTGTCAGAGTAGAATCATTTCAAGGTCATGTATAAAAAATGCTGacattcaaaacaaaaaaaacctagGATAGCTGAAGTAACTCTGTTCATTCATCCTTATTTCTGGAGGAAAAGAAGTTTTTCAACAACTTGACATTAGCAAAAGTGCATAAATCTGGGAAGCAGTTTTAATCACCTCCCAACCCTCCATCTCTACAGTAGGCAAAAAAACAGCAGCCTCATAAGAATGATTTCACATGAACGGCAAAACATCTTGTAACTCATAGGGCAATATATATTGTCAACTCCCCAATTAACAATCCTCTATCTTAAAAACTTGCAACCAACACCTATTGGAACAGGAATGCTGGCAAAAACCAAATATTTTGAGACTAAGGAACAGTTAAAAATCTTGTTAagattaaagaaattaaaatctgTATCTATGATAGTACAGGAAGTCTTGTACAAGCATATCCTTCGACTTTATCAAAAACTCTTTTTGGAAAATCAAAGGACAAGCCCAAAGACATGACTGTGACAGGATGTATACTTAAGATCAAGAAGAATTATTTGAGTTGCTGTTTGATGCTGGTCCACTATATGCTTGTCCTCCGTTTACGTATGATGTTCCCAAACCATAAAGATGTCCACAATACTTAGCATCATCTATGTTGTCTTCAAAAAACATCTAAAATTTGAACAAAGCATGGAAAATGTATCATTATGAGGCAATGCTCAAGACAGTTCATTTCTATTCgtcattgtacatgtaggtaaCACAATTAAAACTGTCAGTATTCAGTCTCATGCATACATCGCTAAATCCCAAAAGTACTGTAATAATaagtagtagataaaatatgagcgggagatctgtatgggcgtttacaatggcgagccgataggcgagccATTGTAAACGTCCATACAGATCAGACGCGAATATTTTGTCCTGCTTGTGAAATGAATACATTAAATTGAatgcaaagtattgttattttaatcattagagatctgtatcaaaagttaatgaaaACTAAATAGCTGGGATTGGTTTGCaccctcatgaattattaatgagttttacaattattattaatttataattataaactaATATTTCTAGCAATTAGCATGACAAGTTATCTTATGACTGACACCTACATGAAGGATAAAAGGATAAAAACGCTAACAAAAAggattaataaattattgttgacTGACTGACTAGATCACACATTATGACAACTGTCTGTTTCTATGTTATGTTAAAAATGGG
This window harbors:
- the LOC137999055 gene encoding uncharacterized protein, which translates into the protein MNKELMYYCPVKADESRQDMKVPKISETQKNNEECNCYRSPETILCKRCGGSFVGRKRIQCQRHKNIIHLMDCAYCVFCKRQL